A window of Pseudomonas denitrificans (nom. rej.) genomic DNA:
CCAAGGGCGTGCTGAACGTGGTGCACGGCGACAAGACCGCCGTTGACGCGCTGATCGAAGCTCCGGAAGTGAAGGCCCTGAGCTTCGTGGGCTCGACCCCGATCGCCGAATACATCTATTCCGAAGGCACCAAGCGCGGCAAGCGCGTACAGGCCCTGGGCGGCGCCAAGAACCACGCGGTTCTGATGCCCGACTGCGACCTGGACAACGCCGTCAGCGCCCTGATGGGTGCGGCCTACGGTTCCTGCGGCGAGCGCTGCATGGCGATCTCCGTGGCCGTTTGCGTGGGCGACCAGATCGGCGACGCGCTGGTCGAGAAGATCGTTCCGCAGATCAAGGCCCTGAAGATCGGCGCCGGCACCAACTGCGGCCTGGACATGGGCCCGCTGGTCACTGGCGCTGCCCAGGCCAAGGTCACCGGCTACATCGATACCGGTGTAGAACAAGGCGCCCAGCTGCTGGTCGACGGCCGCAACTTCAAGGTTGCCGGTCACGAGAATGGCTTCTTCATCGGCGGCACCCTGTTCGACAAGGTGACCCCGGACATGACCATCTACCAGGAAGAAATCTTCGGCCCGGTGCTCTGCATCGTGCGCGTGAACAGCCTGGAAGAAGCCATGCAGCTGATCAACGACCACGAATACGGCAACGGCACCTGCATCTTCACCCGCGACGGTGAAGCGGCCCGCCTGTTCTGCGACGAGATCGAAGTCGGCATGGTCGGCGTCAACGTACCGCTGCCGGTACCGGTGGCCTACCACAGCTTC
This region includes:
- a CDS encoding CoA-acylating methylmalonate-semialdehyde dehydrogenase, translated to MTTVKHLIGGEMIADTGRTADVFNPSTGEAIRKVPLASRETVQQAIDAAKAAFPAWRNTPPAKRAQVLFRFKQLLEANEQRIVQLISEEHGKTIEDAAGELKRGIENVEYASAAPEILKGEYSRNVGPNIDAWSDFQPIGVVAGITPFNFPAMVPLWMYPLAIACGNTFILKPSERDPSSTLLIAELFEEAGLPKGVLNVVHGDKTAVDALIEAPEVKALSFVGSTPIAEYIYSEGTKRGKRVQALGGAKNHAVLMPDCDLDNAVSALMGAAYGSCGERCMAISVAVCVGDQIGDALVEKIVPQIKALKIGAGTNCGLDMGPLVTGAAQAKVTGYIDTGVEQGAQLLVDGRNFKVAGHENGFFIGGTLFDKVTPDMTIYQEEIFGPVLCIVRVNSLEEAMQLINDHEYGNGTCIFTRDGEAARLFCDEIEVGMVGVNVPLPVPVAYHSFGGWKRSLFGDLHAYGPDGVRFYTKRKAITQRWPQRKSHEAAQFAFPSNG